The following coding sequences are from one Azospirillum sp. TSH100 window:
- a CDS encoding hybrid sensor histidine kinase/response regulator, with the protein MSPTDLRYRECLENARRVCAAGTVPTMLVVGGPEMAAVRCNESLATLLNRPRAATRDESGPTLLPGVWTAVAEALGPLYRDGGAQSPATPPDSILLTLPADPPLSLRAAPLLVDGRVVGVLATATLDGAIAQLAETMRAEVARTTAARSRFLASASHDLRQPFQAMRLFLDALTTQVEGNARATRTAGMLANAMTAGEQLLNALLDISTLDAGTVEADMQAVSLDSLLQSLAEEFRPQAEEKGLRLRVHLPCRAVTRSDPVLLGRIIRNLLANAIRYTQRGGILLGLRKRDGQWRIEVWDTGFGVPQDKLDVIFDEFHQLTNPARDPTRGLGLGLAIVRRLSVLLHAPVDVQSRSGRGSVFAVTVDRLEGEDVPADAPAAASASEHGTEGVPLDGMRILVVDDDSMVLSGLLLTLESWGCAFVSASNMREVFAAVDGLEGPPDAILTDLRLPGKVSGFDVIDRVRKLFKADIPAVVLTGETAPESLLEGQRRGCAFLHKPLHPGELRRVLEEVRRDGAGC; encoded by the coding sequence ATGTCCCCGACCGATCTGCGCTATCGCGAGTGCCTTGAGAACGCGCGGCGTGTCTGTGCCGCTGGAACAGTGCCGACCATGCTGGTGGTCGGCGGGCCGGAAATGGCGGCCGTCCGCTGCAACGAGTCCCTGGCCACCCTGTTGAACCGCCCGCGCGCCGCCACGCGTGACGAGAGCGGTCCGACCCTGCTGCCTGGCGTCTGGACCGCGGTGGCCGAGGCATTGGGGCCGCTCTACCGTGATGGCGGCGCGCAGAGCCCGGCCACGCCCCCCGACAGCATTCTGCTCACTCTGCCGGCCGACCCGCCGCTGAGCCTGCGTGCTGCGCCGCTGCTGGTCGACGGCCGCGTTGTCGGGGTGCTGGCCACCGCGACACTGGATGGTGCGATTGCGCAACTGGCGGAGACCATGCGGGCGGAGGTGGCGCGCACCACCGCGGCGCGGTCGCGTTTCCTGGCCTCGGCCAGCCACGACCTGCGCCAGCCCTTCCAGGCGATGCGCCTGTTCCTCGACGCGCTGACCACCCAGGTGGAGGGCAACGCGCGGGCCACCCGCACCGCCGGCATGCTGGCGAATGCGATGACGGCGGGCGAGCAGTTGCTGAACGCCCTGCTGGATATTTCCACCCTGGATGCCGGCACGGTGGAGGCCGACATGCAGGCGGTGTCGCTCGACTCGCTGCTGCAATCGCTGGCCGAGGAATTCCGCCCGCAGGCGGAAGAGAAGGGCCTGCGCCTGCGCGTCCATCTGCCCTGCCGGGCGGTCACCCGCAGCGACCCCGTCCTGCTAGGCCGCATCATCCGCAACCTGCTGGCCAACGCCATCCGCTACACCCAGCGCGGCGGCATCCTGCTCGGCTTGCGCAAGCGCGACGGTCAATGGCGCATCGAGGTGTGGGACACCGGCTTCGGCGTTCCCCAGGACAAGCTGGACGTCATCTTCGACGAGTTCCACCAGCTGACCAATCCCGCCCGCGACCCCACGCGCGGGCTCGGCCTCGGGCTTGCCATCGTGCGGCGCCTGTCGGTCCTGCTGCACGCCCCGGTCGACGTTCAGTCGCGCTCGGGCCGTGGCTCCGTCTTCGCCGTCACCGTCGACCGCCTGGAGGGGGAGGACGTGCCGGCCGATGCGCCCGCCGCGGCGTCGGCGTCCGAACATGGCACCGAAGGGGTGCCGCTGGACGGCATGCGCATCCTTGTGGTGGACGACGACAGCATGGTGCTGTCCGGTCTGCTGCTGACCCTGGAAAGCTGGGGCTGCGCCTTCGTCTCGGCCTCCAACATGCGCGAGGTGTTCGCTGCTGTCGATGGGCTGGAGGGACCGCCCGACGCCATTCTGACCGACCTGCGCCTGCCGGGGAAGGTGTCCGGCTTCGACGTCATCGACCGCGTGCGCAAGCTGTTCAAGGCCGACATTCCGGCGGTGGTGCTGACCGGCGAGACCGCGCCAGAATCCCTGTTGGAAGGCCAGCGCCGCGGCTGTGCCTTCCTGCACAAGCCGCTGCACCCCGGCGAGCTGCGCCGCGTGCTCGAGGAGGTGCGGCGGGACGGGGCGGGCTGCTGA
- a CDS encoding response regulator transcription factor, with product MNGLRTLVVMGSQTQGLLLKLLLEERGVETICVDGVEPALAEIAGTPQDLLIVEGELAGPTGLAELRARTDAAVIVLGRGKGESDPSDPKAVVESACGLMERRSAPPTAPEIFSRARILIVDDSATYREFLRAELEQEGCTVIAARNADEAVAALAGDGLDCVILDLVMPGTSGTQLCERFDRFRRQRGLFFQIVILTSQDDEEQLMISLTAGADDFVGKGQTMDVLKIRLMALLRRKYFVEDHLIRSPRPAPSA from the coding sequence ATGAACGGACTCCGCACTCTGGTTGTCATGGGTTCCCAGACGCAGGGGCTTCTGCTGAAGCTGCTGCTGGAGGAACGCGGCGTGGAGACCATCTGCGTCGACGGCGTCGAGCCCGCTTTGGCGGAGATCGCCGGAACTCCGCAGGATCTGCTGATCGTCGAGGGGGAGCTTGCCGGCCCCACCGGCTTGGCCGAACTGCGCGCCCGCACCGACGCCGCCGTCATCGTGCTTGGCCGTGGCAAGGGGGAGAGCGACCCATCCGATCCCAAAGCGGTGGTCGAATCCGCCTGCGGGCTGATGGAGCGGCGCAGCGCCCCGCCGACGGCGCCGGAGATCTTCAGTCGTGCCCGCATACTGATCGTCGATGACAGCGCGACCTACCGCGAGTTCCTGCGTGCCGAACTTGAGCAGGAGGGCTGCACCGTCATAGCCGCCCGCAACGCCGACGAGGCGGTGGCGGCGCTGGCTGGTGATGGATTGGACTGCGTCATCCTCGACCTTGTGATGCCGGGGACCAGCGGCACCCAGCTTTGCGAGCGGTTCGACCGGTTCCGCCGCCAGCGCGGCCTGTTTTTCCAAATCGTCATCCTGACCAGTCAGGATGACGAGGAGCAGCTGATGATAAGCCTGACAGCGGGTGCTGACGACTTCGTCGGAAAGGGGCAGACGATGGATGTCCTCAAGATCAGATTGATGGCGCTTCTGCGCCGTAAATACTTCGTGGAGGATCATCTGATCCGCTCGCCGCGTCCTGCACCTTCCGCATAG